The Vibrio echinoideorum genome includes a region encoding these proteins:
- the mrcB gene encoding penicillin-binding protein 1B: MMTKMLTPKKAPPKKAPAKKSPATKTKPRKPRAAAKKTKPKAKPSGKRGWLKILWGISWKAGLALAALLLFVGIYLDSVVKQRFEGQLFDLPTIVYARVLDLSPGTQVNLIQVKNELDVLNYRKVNSPRHPGEYSSSSTKIEMIRRPFEFVDGPEADRHVMLHFNGNELTRIQSLEKTGDMGYLRVEPKMLGMLEKSNDEQRLFLKRNQFPEVMVDALLATEDRNFYQHDGVSPLAIARAMVVNVKAGRTVQGGSTLTQQLAKNLFLSSERTLWRKVREAYIALILDHRYSKDRILEAYLNEVYLGQNGGQAIHGFGLASRLYFGQPIQELRIDQLALLVGMVKGPSYYNPVRYPERAKARRDLVLRLLMQQDILTSKQYEEAASRDLDIQDNPRIASRQPAYFQQVNIELKKYVGDRFEAQKGIRVFTSLDPVSQDKLEKSIARKVPDLSKTAGNKLEAAAIAVDRNTGEIRAMVGGKRTGYDGFNRALNASRPIGSLVKPAIYLTALEQPQKYTLATTLMDTPLSLKGSKGSVWSPRNFDRKFRGEVPLYVALSKSYNVPTVRLGMQLGIDSVSETIGKLGVDKNEIRPVPSMFLGSFSLTPFQVAQMYQTITNSGRIAPLSALRSVVDNEGEVLYQSIPRVSQSVDQQAAWLTTYAMKRGVSEGTGRFLQGQFAWAGLAGKTGTSNDSRDSWFVGVDGREVTTIWLGRDDNKPTKLTGSSGALRVYADYLKQRTPEQLLLPWPTGIATAHFTRTPEGALELDCDGAVKLPVWDESGNIKKGCESQPKQWLKKLFQW; this comes from the coding sequence ATGATGACCAAAATGTTAACGCCAAAAAAGGCACCACCTAAAAAAGCGCCAGCAAAGAAGTCACCAGCGACCAAAACCAAGCCTAGAAAGCCAAGAGCAGCAGCGAAAAAGACTAAACCTAAAGCTAAGCCGTCTGGCAAGAGAGGTTGGTTGAAGATCCTGTGGGGCATTTCTTGGAAAGCAGGTTTGGCACTTGCTGCATTGCTGTTGTTCGTCGGAATTTATTTAGATTCCGTGGTTAAGCAACGCTTTGAAGGCCAGTTATTTGACCTGCCAACCATTGTGTATGCTCGTGTGTTGGATCTATCTCCGGGTACTCAAGTTAACTTGATACAAGTGAAGAATGAGCTGGATGTACTTAACTATCGGAAGGTGAATTCTCCTCGTCATCCAGGAGAGTACTCTTCATCCTCAACCAAGATTGAAATGATTCGTCGACCGTTCGAGTTTGTTGATGGGCCAGAAGCGGACCGCCATGTGATGCTGCATTTCAATGGCAACGAATTAACTCGTATTCAGTCGCTAGAGAAAACAGGCGACATGGGTTACCTGCGTGTTGAACCGAAAATGCTTGGAATGCTTGAAAAAAGTAATGATGAGCAGCGTTTGTTCTTAAAACGCAACCAGTTCCCTGAAGTGATGGTCGATGCATTATTGGCCACCGAAGACCGAAACTTCTATCAACATGATGGTGTATCACCGCTCGCGATAGCACGTGCGATGGTGGTTAACGTTAAAGCAGGGAGAACGGTGCAAGGTGGCAGTACGCTGACTCAACAGTTGGCAAAAAACCTGTTCTTATCCAGTGAGCGCACACTGTGGCGTAAGGTTCGCGAAGCCTATATTGCACTTATCTTGGATCATCGTTACAGCAAAGACCGCATCTTAGAAGCCTACTTAAACGAGGTTTATCTTGGGCAAAATGGTGGACAAGCGATTCATGGTTTTGGTTTAGCATCTCGCTTGTACTTCGGACAACCCATTCAAGAACTCCGAATCGACCAACTAGCACTGCTTGTCGGTATGGTGAAAGGACCTTCGTATTACAACCCAGTTCGTTACCCTGAACGCGCAAAAGCACGACGTGATTTGGTTCTGCGTCTGTTGATGCAACAAGACATACTGACATCTAAACAGTATGAAGAAGCGGCAAGTCGCGACCTGGACATTCAAGATAACCCTCGTATTGCCAGCCGTCAGCCAGCTTACTTCCAACAAGTTAATATTGAACTTAAGAAATATGTTGGCGATCGATTTGAGGCTCAAAAAGGTATCAGAGTCTTTACTTCTCTCGATCCGGTCTCCCAAGACAAGCTAGAGAAATCGATAGCGCGTAAAGTGCCTGACTTGTCAAAAACGGCGGGTAATAAGCTTGAAGCAGCTGCAATTGCAGTTGATCGAAATACCGGTGAAATCCGAGCTATGGTAGGCGGTAAACGTACCGGTTACGATGGCTTTAATCGCGCTTTAAATGCAAGTCGTCCTATTGGTTCATTAGTTAAGCCTGCAATCTACCTGACAGCATTAGAACAACCACAGAAGTACACATTGGCGACAACCTTGATGGATACGCCATTGAGTTTGAAAGGCAGTAAAGGCAGTGTATGGAGCCCTAGGAACTTCGACCGTAAGTTCCGTGGCGAAGTACCATTATATGTGGCGCTTTCTAAGTCTTATAACGTGCCAACCGTTCGCTTAGGGATGCAGTTAGGCATTGATAGTGTTTCAGAAACGATCGGAAAATTGGGTGTAGATAAAAACGAGATTCGTCCGGTGCCATCGATGTTTTTGGGTTCATTTTCACTAACACCGTTTCAGGTAGCACAGATGTATCAGACGATTACCAATTCTGGCCGTATTGCGCCTTTGTCTGCGCTTCGTTCTGTGGTTGATAATGAAGGTGAGGTTTTGTATCAGTCGATTCCTCGCGTGTCACAAAGCGTTGATCAGCAAGCCGCTTGGCTAACAACCTATGCGATGAAGCGTGGTGTGTCGGAAGGTACTGGTCGTTTCTTACAAGGTCAGTTTGCATGGGCTGGATTAGCCGGTAAAACGGGAACCAGTAACGATAGCCGAGACAGTTGGTTTGTTGGTGTGGATGGACGTGAAGTAACCACAATTTGGTTAGGACGTGATGACAATAAACCGACCAAATTGACAGGCTCTAGTGGTGCATTACGTGTTTATGCTGATTACTTGAAACAGAGAACGCCAGAGCAACTACTATTGCCTTGGCCGACCGGAATCGCGACAGCCCACTTTACTCGAACGCCGGAAGGCGCTTTAGAATTAGACTGCGATGGCGCCGTTAAATTGCCGGTGTGGGATGAGAGTGGAAATATTAAAAAGGGTTGTGAAAGTCAACCAAAACAGTGGCTAAAAAAGCTTTTTCAGTGGTAA
- a CDS encoding patatin-like phospholipase family protein — MISRWLVSGLGIVGTVISFQLFASTVTKVDQSQQAEQAHKRPTVAVVLAGGGAKGAAHIGVLKALEEMQIPVDYITGTSMGSYVGGLYATGMSADEIESFIYTVDWNRGYRDRVNRSDRRVRDKEYEDRYQLNTDLGLGWGEIKARKGVVQGQNMLRILRETTGNLSPFDSFDQLAIPYRSVATDIIKLEEVVIDHGHLVDAMMASMSVPGALPPYEVDGRMLVDGGVTNNMPVDVARAMGADIVIAVDISSNYKDKEDFTTFLSAADQLSNYLVRRSTQEQAETLTDDDVFLRPDVGQMDTTEFDKMPGAYQAGYDAAREYSSELSKLSLSNADYQKYIEHKQQARKQLKHGDQTVVDKVVINNNSHYSDKLIENRLHLDPGKILKTSEIESQVKDLYALDRFELITYEFENVDGEDQLQVDVNEKSWGPNYLNFRFYLEDDFATESQYSIGMSANFTDINSHGAELRTNVEMGTDKLIEAELFSPFFSSHKLFTSASLVYSNQKRNLPANIDDIEEPGLEVTQDYLPMTYKEFISELALGYQPTLWQELKVGLRYTDGDIEVASLPSLGGGSYKRTGAFMSYRLDTLDNFSLPTEGYFVDLEYLITHDEFDSDTTISDTALTTESDTVYEFSANFMAAQSIEKHTLVAKLDYGIVESKNSIFPIDPKELGGFLNLSGIPRNSMIGQNLAYTSLIYRYKWFENDFGLFKSPFYVGASIEHGGVWSNNDLSIDEAPMFTAGSVFAGVDSPVGPIILAYGRTEDNYDSVYLIIGTSYK; from the coding sequence ATGATTTCTCGTTGGTTAGTGAGCGGCTTAGGTATTGTCGGTACGGTGATCAGTTTCCAGCTGTTTGCATCTACCGTGACAAAAGTTGATCAATCTCAACAGGCTGAACAAGCTCATAAAAGACCAACGGTTGCCGTTGTTCTTGCCGGTGGCGGAGCAAAAGGTGCTGCTCATATTGGCGTTCTTAAAGCCCTAGAAGAGATGCAAATCCCTGTCGATTATATTACTGGCACTAGTATGGGCTCCTATGTTGGTGGGCTTTATGCGACAGGTATGAGCGCAGACGAGATCGAGAGCTTTATTTATACGGTTGATTGGAATCGCGGCTACCGTGACCGCGTTAACCGTAGTGATCGTCGTGTGCGTGACAAAGAATATGAAGACCGCTATCAACTGAATACCGACCTTGGTTTAGGTTGGGGAGAAATCAAAGCAAGGAAAGGTGTGGTTCAAGGTCAGAATATGTTGCGTATTCTACGTGAAACTACAGGTAACTTATCTCCATTTGATTCCTTTGATCAACTTGCAATTCCTTACCGTTCGGTTGCCACCGATATTATCAAACTCGAAGAAGTCGTTATCGACCATGGCCATCTAGTTGATGCCATGATGGCAAGTATGTCTGTGCCAGGTGCTTTGCCGCCTTATGAAGTTGATGGACGAATGCTGGTCGATGGTGGTGTAACCAACAACATGCCGGTTGATGTTGCCAGAGCAATGGGAGCCGATATCGTTATTGCGGTCGATATCAGTTCGAACTACAAAGACAAAGAAGACTTCACGACCTTCCTATCTGCGGCTGACCAACTCTCCAACTACCTGGTTCGTCGTAGCACTCAAGAGCAAGCTGAGACATTAACAGACGACGATGTGTTCTTACGCCCTGATGTTGGGCAAATGGACACCACGGAATTTGATAAAATGCCGGGTGCCTATCAAGCGGGTTATGATGCAGCGCGCGAGTACAGCTCTGAGCTTTCTAAGCTATCACTCTCTAACGCGGATTATCAGAAGTATATCGAGCATAAACAACAAGCTCGAAAACAATTAAAACACGGTGATCAAACCGTCGTCGATAAGGTAGTTATCAATAATAACAGCCACTATTCCGATAAATTGATTGAAAATCGTTTGCACCTCGACCCTGGAAAGATCCTTAAAACCAGTGAAATTGAATCTCAGGTTAAAGATCTTTATGCATTAGATCGTTTTGAATTGATTACTTATGAGTTTGAAAATGTCGATGGTGAAGATCAACTGCAGGTTGATGTGAATGAAAAATCATGGGGCCCTAATTACCTTAACTTTCGATTTTATCTTGAAGATGATTTTGCTACCGAGAGCCAGTATTCAATAGGGATGTCTGCGAACTTTACGGATATTAATTCACATGGTGCGGAGCTAAGAACGAATGTAGAAATGGGCACAGATAAGCTCATCGAGGCAGAGCTGTTTTCTCCTTTTTTCTCAAGCCATAAGCTATTTACCTCGGCATCACTGGTCTATAGCAATCAAAAACGAAACCTGCCTGCCAATATTGACGATATCGAAGAGCCGGGTCTTGAAGTAACTCAAGATTATTTGCCGATGACGTATAAAGAGTTTATTAGCGAGTTAGCATTAGGTTATCAACCAACGCTATGGCAAGAGTTGAAAGTAGGTCTTCGATATACGGATGGTGATATTGAAGTTGCATCTTTGCCGTCACTTGGCGGTGGTTCTTATAAACGTACCGGTGCTTTTATGAGTTATCGATTAGATACCCTCGATAACTTTAGCTTGCCGACGGAAGGTTACTTTGTTGACCTGGAATACCTGATTACCCATGATGAATTTGATTCAGATACAACGATCTCTGATACGGCGTTGACGACAGAAAGCGATACCGTCTATGAGTTTTCAGCTAATTTTATGGCGGCACAAAGTATTGAGAAGCATACTTTAGTCGCAAAGTTGGATTACGGTATTGTTGAAAGTAAGAACTCTATCTTTCCAATCGACCCTAAAGAGCTCGGTGGTTTCCTTAACTTGTCCGGTATCCCAAGAAACAGCATGATAGGCCAGAACTTAGCCTATACGAGTTTGATCTATCGTTATAAGTGGTTTGAAAATGACTTTGGCCTCTTTAAGTCGCCATTCTACGTGGGTGCGTCCATTGAGCATGGTGGTGTATGGTCGAACAATGATCTGAGCATTGACGAAGCGCCAATGTTCACCGCTGGCTCGGTCTTTGCCGGAGTCGACTCCCCTGTAGGACCAATTATTTTGGCTTATGGTAGAACCGAAGATAACTACGACTCGGTTTACTTAATTATCGGAACATCTTACAAATAA
- a CDS encoding ammonium transporter, whose protein sequence is MELTTTVMELRYALDTFFFLISGALVMWMAAGFAMLEAGLVRSKNTTEILTKNICLYAIACTTFLVVGYNIMYVDNGEGGWLPSFGALIGTQGEGADHSLESDFFFQVVFVATAMSVVSGAVAERMKLWSFLIFSVVLTAFIYPMEGYWTWGGGFLSEAGFSDFAGSGIVHMAGASAALAGVLLLGARKGKYGKNGEIYPIPGSNMPLATLGTFILWFGWFGFNGGSQLMVSDFENATAVGQIFLNTNAAAAAGAIAALLVCKTTWGKADLTMILNGALAGLVAITADPLSPSPLFAVAIGSVSGALVVFSIIALDKAKIDDPVGAISVHGVCGFFGLMAVPLSNADATFGAQLLGAAVIFAWVFGASLVVWAVLKATIGIRVTEDEELEGMDMHDCGVGAYPEFVSVK, encoded by the coding sequence ATGGAACTTACAACAACAGTAATGGAACTACGTTACGCACTAGACACTTTTTTCTTCCTCATTTCAGGTGCGTTGGTCATGTGGATGGCAGCAGGCTTCGCAATGTTAGAAGCTGGTTTAGTTCGCTCAAAGAACACCACAGAAATTTTAACTAAGAACATCTGTTTGTACGCGATTGCTTGTACGACTTTCTTAGTGGTTGGCTACAACATCATGTATGTCGATAACGGTGAAGGTGGATGGCTACCATCATTTGGTGCCCTAATTGGTACTCAAGGTGAAGGTGCAGACCACTCATTAGAATCAGATTTCTTTTTCCAAGTAGTATTTGTTGCAACAGCAATGTCGGTCGTTTCTGGCGCAGTTGCTGAGCGTATGAAGCTTTGGTCATTCCTTATCTTCTCTGTGGTACTAACAGCGTTTATTTACCCAATGGAAGGTTACTGGACTTGGGGTGGTGGTTTCCTATCAGAAGCTGGTTTCAGTGACTTTGCCGGTTCTGGTATTGTACACATGGCAGGCGCTTCAGCAGCATTAGCGGGTGTTCTATTACTGGGTGCTCGTAAAGGTAAATATGGTAAGAACGGTGAAATTTACCCGATTCCTGGTTCAAACATGCCACTTGCAACGTTAGGTACATTTATCCTTTGGTTCGGTTGGTTCGGTTTCAACGGTGGTTCTCAACTTATGGTTTCAGATTTTGAGAACGCAACAGCGGTGGGCCAAATTTTCCTGAACACTAACGCAGCAGCAGCAGCAGGTGCGATTGCAGCACTACTAGTATGTAAAACAACGTGGGGTAAAGCTGACTTAACAATGATCCTTAACGGCGCGTTAGCTGGTCTAGTAGCAATCACTGCAGATCCTCTATCACCATCACCTCTATTTGCTGTTGCAATTGGTTCGGTATCTGGTGCACTTGTTGTGTTCAGTATCATTGCTCTAGACAAAGCTAAGATTGATGATCCAGTAGGTGCTATCTCGGTACACGGTGTATGTGGCTTCTTTGGTCTAATGGCTGTGCCACTAAGTAACGCTGATGCAACATTTGGTGCTCAACTATTGGGTGCTGCGGTAATCTTCGCATGGGTATTCGGTGCTAGCTTAGTTGTATGGGCTGTGCTTAAAGCGACAATCGGTATTCGTGTAACTGAAGATGAAGAACTTGAAGGTATGGACATGCACGATTGTGGTGTAGGCGCTTACCCTGAGTTTGTATCAGTAAAATAA
- the glnK gene encoding P-II family nitrogen regulator yields MKLINAIVKPFKLDDVREALSDVGIEGMTVSEVKGFGRQKGHTELYRGAEYQVDFLPKVKLEIATQAENVDRVVEAISQAAHTGKIGDGKIFVYDLSQAVRIRTGEMDAEAL; encoded by the coding sequence ATGAAATTAATAAATGCCATTGTTAAGCCATTCAAATTAGACGATGTACGCGAAGCGCTCTCTGATGTGGGTATTGAAGGTATGACAGTTTCTGAAGTGAAAGGTTTTGGTCGTCAGAAGGGACACACGGAATTGTATCGTGGTGCGGAGTATCAAGTTGATTTCCTACCAAAAGTGAAGCTAGAGATTGCTACCCAAGCTGAAAATGTTGACCGAGTTGTTGAAGCGATTAGCCAAGCGGCACACACCGGAAAAATCGGCGATGGCAAAATTTTTGTGTATGACCTAAGCCAAGCCGTACGAATTCGTACCGGTGAAATGGATGCTGAAGCACTTTAA
- a CDS encoding YacL family protein, giving the protein MEFEFTRNTLMGEYYVKCSMGHEIVGRWLQEEIGKDKQKLDHVMALIDQSRQDLSNEVTLLGKEISLAINEDDVTIQENVLAHEQEMEEGSEFDFYNCESQASCGIDDFERLIERWMDFLGY; this is encoded by the coding sequence ATGGAATTCGAATTTACTAGAAACACTCTAATGGGTGAATACTATGTGAAATGTAGCATGGGCCATGAGATTGTTGGCCGCTGGCTTCAAGAAGAGATCGGGAAAGATAAGCAGAAGCTGGATCATGTGATGGCGTTGATTGATCAATCTCGACAAGATCTGAGCAATGAAGTGACGCTACTTGGCAAAGAGATCAGTCTTGCTATCAATGAAGATGACGTAACGATTCAAGAAAACGTGCTAGCGCATGAGCAAGAGATGGAAGAGGGCAGCGAGTTCGACTTCTATAACTGTGAGAGCCAAGCAAGCTGTGGAATCGATGACTTCGAGCGACTCATCGAACGCTGGATGGATTTTTTAGGCTATTAA
- the acnB gene encoding bifunctional aconitate hydratase 2/2-methylisocitrate dehydratase, with product MLEAYRKHVEERAAEGVVPRPLDAEQVAGLVELLKNPPQGEEEYLLDLLENRIPPGVDEAAYVKAGFLTAITKGEVASPLVSKVKAAQLLGTMQGGYNIESLVSLLEDAELAPIAVKALSHTLLMFDAFYDVEEKAKAGNASAQQVLQSWADAEWFTAKNKVAEKITVKVFKVTGETNTDDLSPAPDAWSRPDIPVHAKAMLKMEREGINPDEQGNVGPINQIEEMQKDGIPLAYVGDVVGTGSSRKSATNSVLWFMGEDIPFVPNKRTGGVCLGGKIAPIFYNTMEDSGALPIELNVQDMNMGDIIDIYPYEGVVHKNGSVISNFELSKVLLDEVRAGGRIPLIIGRGLTGRARDALGLAETDLFAKPIDPSASDKGYTLAQKMVGKACGVEGVRAGQYCEPKMTTVGSQDTTGPMTRDELKDLACLGFSADLVMQSFCHTSAYPKPVDVNTHHTLPDFIMNRAGVSLRPGDGVIHSWLNRMLLPDTVGTGGDSHTRFPLGISFPAGSGLVAFAAATGVMPLDMPESILVRFKGEMQPGITLRDLVHAIPLYGIKQGLLTVEKAGKINEFSGRVLEIEGVDHLSVEQAFELSDASAERSAAGCTVKLSQESIEEYLNSNVVMLKWMIAEGYGDVRTIERRITAMEEWLANPELLAADSDAEYAHVIEIDLADIDQPILCAPNDPDDARLLSDVQGTEIQEVFIGSCMTNIGHFRAAGKMLEEFNGSLNTRLWVAPPTKMDKDQLTEEGYYGIFGRAGVRIETPGCSLCMGNQARVADASTVMSTSTRNFPNRLGNGANVYLASAELSAVGAILGRIPTKEEYLAYAEKINATAADTYRYLNFHKMGQYTEKADTVIFQEPA from the coding sequence GTGCTTGAAGCCTACCGTAAACACGTCGAAGAACGTGCTGCCGAGGGAGTTGTTCCAAGACCACTAGATGCTGAGCAAGTCGCTGGCCTAGTTGAACTTCTAAAGAACCCACCTCAAGGTGAAGAAGAATACCTTCTTGACCTACTAGAAAACCGAATTCCACCAGGCGTTGATGAAGCTGCTTATGTAAAAGCTGGCTTCTTGACGGCGATTACGAAAGGTGAAGTAGCCTCTCCACTAGTGAGCAAAGTAAAAGCGGCTCAGCTGCTTGGTACTATGCAAGGTGGCTACAACATCGAATCTCTAGTATCTCTACTAGAAGATGCAGAGCTTGCTCCAATTGCTGTTAAAGCTCTTTCTCATACTCTGCTTATGTTCGATGCTTTCTACGATGTAGAAGAGAAAGCGAAAGCAGGTAACGCTTCAGCACAACAAGTACTTCAATCTTGGGCTGATGCGGAATGGTTTACAGCGAAAAACAAAGTAGCTGAAAAAATCACCGTTAAAGTATTTAAAGTCACGGGTGAAACGAACACCGATGACCTATCTCCAGCTCCTGATGCATGGTCACGCCCAGATATCCCAGTACACGCAAAAGCGATGCTGAAGATGGAACGTGAAGGTATCAATCCTGATGAGCAGGGCAACGTTGGTCCAATCAATCAAATTGAAGAAATGCAAAAAGACGGCATTCCACTGGCATACGTTGGTGATGTTGTTGGTACCGGGTCTTCACGTAAGTCGGCAACTAACTCAGTGCTTTGGTTTATGGGTGAAGATATCCCATTCGTACCAAACAAGCGCACGGGTGGTGTTTGCCTAGGTGGTAAAATTGCCCCAATCTTCTACAACACAATGGAAGATTCTGGCGCACTACCAATTGAACTAAACGTTCAAGACATGAACATGGGCGATATCATTGATATCTACCCATATGAAGGTGTTGTGCATAAAAACGGTTCTGTGATTTCAAACTTTGAACTAAGCAAAGTATTGCTAGATGAAGTTCGTGCTGGTGGTCGTATTCCACTGATCATTGGTCGTGGCTTAACGGGTCGTGCTCGTGACGCTCTAGGTCTAGCTGAAACTGATTTGTTTGCTAAACCAATCGACCCTTCAGCTTCTGACAAAGGCTACACGCTAGCTCAGAAAATGGTAGGTAAAGCATGTGGCGTTGAAGGCGTACGTGCTGGTCAGTACTGTGAACCTAAAATGACAACAGTAGGCTCTCAAGATACTACGGGTCCTATGACGCGTGATGAGCTGAAAGATCTGGCTTGTCTTGGTTTCTCTGCTGACCTTGTTATGCAGTCTTTCTGTCACACATCTGCATACCCTAAACCAGTTGATGTAAACACTCACCATACGCTGCCTGATTTCATCATGAACCGTGCAGGTGTTTCACTTCGCCCGGGTGATGGTGTTATTCACTCATGGCTAAACCGTATGCTTCTGCCTGATACTGTTGGTACAGGTGGTGATTCGCATACTCGTTTCCCTCTAGGTATTTCGTTCCCAGCAGGTTCTGGCTTAGTAGCATTTGCTGCAGCAACAGGTGTTATGCCTCTTGATATGCCTGAATCAATCTTGGTTCGCTTTAAAGGTGAAATGCAGCCGGGTATCACGCTACGTGACCTTGTACATGCAATTCCTCTTTACGGTATCAAGCAAGGTTTACTGACCGTTGAAAAAGCCGGTAAGATCAATGAATTCTCTGGTCGTGTACTAGAGATTGAAGGTGTTGACCACCTGTCTGTTGAGCAAGCATTTGAACTTTCAGATGCATCTGCTGAGCGTTCTGCTGCGGGTTGTACCGTTAAGCTGTCTCAAGAGTCTATCGAAGAGTATCTGAACTCGAACGTCGTTATGCTTAAGTGGATGATCGCGGAAGGTTACGGTGATGTTCGTACTATCGAACGTCGTATTACGGCAATGGAAGAGTGGCTAGCGAACCCTGAGTTGCTTGCTGCTGATTCAGATGCTGAATACGCTCATGTTATCGAGATTGATCTTGCTGACATTGACCAACCAATCCTATGTGCACCGAATGATCCAGATGATGCTCGTCTTCTTTCTGACGTTCAAGGTACTGAGATTCAAGAAGTGTTCATCGGTTCTTGTATGACGAACATCGGTCACTTCCGTGCTGCAGGTAAGATGCTTGAAGAGTTTAATGGCTCTTTGAATACTCGCCTATGGGTTGCTCCGCCAACTAAGATGGATAAAGACCAACTGACAGAAGAAGGCTACTACGGCATCTTCGGTCGTGCTGGGGTTCGTATTGAAACCCCGGGTTGTTCATTATGTATGGGTAACCAAGCTCGTGTTGCTGATGCTTCGACGGTTATGTCTACGTCTACTCGTAACTTCCCGAACCGTTTGGGTAATGGTGCGAACGTTTATCTAGCTTCTGCTGAGCTTTCTGCTGTTGGTGCGATTCTTGGTCGTATTCCAACTAAAGAAGAGTACTTAGCGTACGCTGAGAAGATTAATGCAACAGCTGCAGATACATACCGTTACCTGAATTTCCATAAAATGGGTCAGTACACGGAAAAAGCAGACACTGTTATCTTCCAAGAGCCCGCATAA
- a CDS encoding Fe(3+) ABC transporter substrate-binding protein, whose translation MKKLLTLSALACGVIAPTAMAAEEVNVYSYRQPFLVEPMFKEFTKETGIKVNVKFAKKGLAEKLAQEGEYSPADVVLTVDISRLSELTKQDLVQSVESDVLEKNIPAQYQDSANEWFALTTRTRSVYSSRDRVGRLGEEFTYADLTKPEFKGKICTRSGKHPYNVSLVSSMIAHKGEAETKEWLEGVKANLARKPQGNDRAQVKAIKEGLCDVALGNSYYLGKMINDKEQKAWADSVYINFPNQETTGTHVNISGMAMAKFSPNKENAVKLMEFLSGNTAQGMYAEVNYEYPVKADVKPSELVASWGEFKADTISLDEIADHHAAAIKLLDEVKFDL comes from the coding sequence ATGAAGAAACTGCTAACACTTTCAGCTCTAGCGTGTGGTGTAATTGCCCCGACAGCAATGGCTGCGGAAGAAGTAAACGTATACTCTTACCGTCAACCTTTCCTAGTTGAGCCAATGTTCAAGGAATTCACGAAAGAGACTGGCATTAAAGTAAACGTTAAGTTTGCTAAAAAAGGTTTAGCAGAAAAATTAGCTCAAGAGGGTGAATACAGCCCTGCGGATGTTGTCTTAACTGTAGATATCAGTCGTTTATCTGAGCTAACAAAACAAGATCTAGTTCAATCTGTCGAGAGTGATGTACTTGAAAAGAACATTCCAGCTCAGTACCAAGATTCCGCTAATGAGTGGTTTGCTCTAACAACTCGTACACGTAGTGTTTATTCTTCACGTGACCGTGTTGGTCGTCTAGGTGAAGAGTTCACTTATGCCGATCTAACTAAACCAGAATTCAAAGGCAAAATCTGTACTCGTAGCGGTAAGCACCCATACAATGTTTCTCTAGTATCTTCGATGATTGCTCACAAAGGTGAAGCTGAAACGAAAGAGTGGCTAGAAGGCGTAAAAGCAAACCTAGCGCGTAAGCCTCAAGGCAACGATCGTGCACAAGTTAAAGCGATTAAAGAAGGTCTATGTGATGTTGCTCTAGGTAACAGCTACTACCTAGGTAAGATGATTAATGATAAAGAGCAAAAAGCTTGGGCTGACTCTGTTTACATTAACTTCCCGAACCAAGAAACAACGGGTACTCACGTAAACATCTCTGGTATGGCTATGGCTAAATTCTCTCCAAACAAAGAGAACGCGGTTAAGCTAATGGAGTTCCTATCAGGCAATACTGCACAAGGCATGTATGCAGAAGTGAACTACGAATACCCAGTTAAAGCAGACGTTAAGCCTTCAGAGCTTGTTGCATCTTGGGGTGAGTTCAAAGCGGATACGATTTCTCTAGATGAAATTGCAGATCACCATGCTGCTGCAATCAAGCTATTAGACGAAGTTAAATTTGATCTTTAA